Within the Cyanobacterium sp. T60_A2020_053 genome, the region CATTAGCGGTATTACTCATTTCATTGTAGGGATAATTGTGATAATAGTTAGTTTAGCTTTTGCCTGTATCAATCTTATTTTTACTCCCCTATTTTGTTTATTATTTCTATCATTATCCTTTTTTATTTCTTTTGGAATTGCTAATTTTTTTGCTTTTGCTCAATTAATAACTTTTTTAACTGTCTTTATTTTGATCGTTATTAGCAGTTTATTTACTTTGCTTTTCACGAATAAAAATACTAAAAATACTTATTTACTAAAATTAGCAAAATTGATCAGTTGTTTTTATGGTACTAAATTTTGTTATGGGAATTTAAGCAATGTTAATTTTATTGATAGTAATTTAAAAAATGTTGATCTACGTCACACAAATTATGATTTAAGTCACAATATTAACACAGAAAACAATAAATTTATTTTATTTTAGTTAAAGTATAATGATTAGCGATAATTTTTTAAAATATAAATATTATTCTTTATTTATTCGAGTAAAA harbors:
- a CDS encoding pentapeptide repeat-containing protein is translated as MNKEEIIEKYQQGERDFTNLNLDGFCFRGDTLTGAGIGFFLGSKSIVFALSLAFISGITHFIVGIIVIIVSLAFACINLIFTPLFCLLFLSLSFFISFGIANFFAFAQLITFLTVFILIVISSLFTLLFTNKNTKNTYLLKLAKLISCFYGTKFCYGNLSNVNFIDSNLKNVDLRHTNYDLSHNINTENNKFILF